Proteins encoded together in one Pseudomonas arsenicoxydans window:
- the queC gene encoding 7-cyano-7-deazaguanine synthase QueC, protein MTEQLNTTEKRAVILLSGGLDSATVVAMARAEGYSCYTMSFDYGQRSHAELHAAERVARDLGVVEHKVIGLNLNGIGGSALTDSSIDVPEVPGEGIPVTYVPARNTVFLSLALGWAEVLGARDIFIGVNAVDYSGYPDCRPEFIESFERMANLATKAGVEGNGFRIQAPLQNLSKAQIVQAGVKLGVDYGLTVSCYQADDNGRACGKCDSCRLRAEGFAAAGVSDPTPYF, encoded by the coding sequence ATGACTGAACAACTGAACACTACTGAAAAGCGTGCGGTCATCCTGCTGTCCGGCGGCCTGGATTCGGCGACTGTCGTGGCCATGGCCCGTGCCGAAGGCTACAGCTGCTACACCATGAGCTTTGACTACGGTCAGCGTTCCCACGCCGAATTGCACGCGGCTGAGCGTGTTGCCCGCGACCTTGGTGTGGTCGAGCACAAGGTGATCGGCCTGAACCTGAACGGTATCGGCGGTTCGGCGTTGACCGATAGCAGCATCGACGTGCCGGAGGTGCCGGGCGAAGGTATTCCGGTGACTTACGTGCCTGCGCGCAACACGGTGTTTCTGTCCCTCGCGCTGGGTTGGGCTGAGGTGCTGGGCGCACGTGACATCTTTATTGGTGTGAACGCCGTGGATTACTCCGGTTATCCAGACTGCCGGCCTGAGTTCATCGAGTCCTTCGAGCGCATGGCCAATCTGGCGACCAAGGCGGGTGTAGAAGGCAATGGCTTCCGTATTCAGGCGCCACTGCAGAACCTCAGCAAGGCGCAGATCGTGCAGGCAGGCGTGAAGCTGGGTGTCGATTACGGGCTGACCGTTTCTTGCTATCAGGCCGACGACAATGGCCGTGCGTGCGGCAAATGCGACAGCTGCCGACTGCGTGCGGAAGGCTTTGCAGCAGCCGGCGTAAGCGACCCAACACCTTATTTTTGA
- the queE gene encoding 7-carboxy-7-deazaguanine synthase QueE, with amino-acid sequence MQDTLRITEVFYSLQGETRTAGLPTVFVRLTGCPLRCQYCDSAYAFTGGTVRTLDDILEQVAGFRPRYVCVTGGEPLAQPNAIPLLKQLCDAGYEVSLETSGALDISAVDSRVSRVVDLKTPGSKEAHRNRYENIELLTPNDQVKFVICSREDYDWAVSKLIQYGLDQRAGEVLFSPSHHDLNARDLADWVVADNLPVRLQLQLHKYLWNDEPGR; translated from the coding sequence ATGCAAGACACATTGAGAATCACCGAAGTTTTCTACTCGTTGCAGGGGGAAACGCGGACTGCCGGGCTGCCCACTGTTTTTGTGCGCCTGACCGGTTGCCCATTGCGTTGCCAATACTGCGACAGCGCTTATGCGTTCACTGGCGGCACCGTGCGCACGCTCGACGACATCCTCGAGCAAGTGGCCGGTTTTCGTCCGCGTTATGTCTGTGTCACCGGCGGCGAGCCGTTGGCCCAGCCGAATGCCATCCCATTGCTCAAGCAGTTGTGTGATGCCGGTTACGAAGTGTCACTGGAAACCAGTGGTGCTCTCGACATCTCGGCGGTAGATTCCCGGGTCAGTCGTGTTGTCGACTTGAAAACCCCGGGTTCAAAAGAAGCGCACCGCAACCGCTACGAGAACATCGAACTGCTCACGCCCAACGACCAGGTGAAGTTTGTCATCTGCTCGCGGGAAGACTACGACTGGGCGGTGTCCAAACTCATCCAGTACGGTCTCGACCAGCGAGCAGGCGAAGTCCTGTTCTCGCCAAGTCATCACGACCTGAATGCGCGGGACCTGGCTGACTGGGTGGTGGCGGACAACCTGCCAGTGCGTCTGCAATTGCAGCTGCATAAATATCTTTGGAATGACGAGCCGGGGCGCTGA
- the ybgF gene encoding tol-pal system protein YbgF — MRTCRRAVTVLALSLTSLAVWAAVPVVDNNSGYNNSGSSYPPAGYGTNGAYAGGGVSAPVSAQGELFNQLQSMQEQISRQQGVIEVLQNDVARMKQENLERYQDLDRRIGSGVAPAATPDNSSTGGNLNAPGAAVGASAGAAASAAAAQAPAAGSEPADPAKEKLYYDAAFDLIKAKDFDKASQAFAAFLRKYPNSQYAGNAQYWLGEVNLAKGDLQGAGQAFAKVSQLYPKHPKVPDSLYKLADVERRLGHTDKVKGILQQVVSQYPGTSAAQLAQRDLQKM, encoded by the coding sequence ATGCGAACGTGCCGTCGTGCTGTAACTGTTTTGGCTCTCAGTCTCACATCGCTTGCGGTGTGGGCTGCGGTTCCTGTGGTCGATAACAACTCCGGTTATAACAATAGCGGGAGCAGTTATCCGCCTGCGGGTTACGGTACGAACGGCGCCTATGCCGGGGGAGGGGTTTCGGCCCCTGTCTCGGCACAGGGCGAGCTGTTCAACCAACTGCAATCGATGCAGGAGCAGATTTCACGTCAACAGGGCGTGATCGAAGTTCTGCAAAATGATGTAGCGCGCATGAAGCAAGAAAACCTGGAGCGATACCAGGATCTTGATCGGCGCATAGGATCCGGCGTAGCACCAGCCGCAACTCCTGATAATTCTTCCACCGGTGGCAATTTGAATGCCCCCGGTGCTGCAGTCGGCGCAAGTGCAGGAGCGGCAGCCTCAGCTGCAGCCGCGCAGGCACCCGCTGCGGGTAGCGAACCGGCCGATCCGGCGAAGGAAAAGCTGTACTACGACGCAGCCTTCGACCTGATCAAAGCCAAGGATTTCGACAAGGCCAGCCAGGCTTTTGCCGCATTTCTGCGCAAATACCCGAACAGCCAATACGCGGGCAATGCCCAGTACTGGTTGGGCGAAGTGAATTTGGCCAAAGGTGATCTGCAAGGCGCGGGTCAGGCTTTTGCCAAGGTTTCGCAGCTGTATCCAAAGCATCCAAAAGTGCCTGATTCGCTGTACAAGCTGGCTGATGTAGAACGCCGCCTCGGTCATACCGACAAGGTAAAAGGCATTTTGCAGCAGGTGGTGTCGCAATACCCGGGCACTTCCGCTGCTCAACTGGCCCAGCGTGATCTGCAAAAAATGTAG
- the pal gene encoding peptidoglycan-associated lipoprotein Pal, with the protein MEMLKFGKFAALALAMAVAVGCSSKGGDNAGQGAVDPNAGYGANTGAVDGSLSEEAALRAITTFYFEYDSSDLKPEAMRALDVHAKDLKANGARVVLEGNTDERGTREYNMALGERRAKAVQRYLVLQGVSPAQLELVSYGEERPVATGNDEQSWAQNRRVELRK; encoded by the coding sequence ATGGAAATGCTGAAGTTTGGTAAATTTGCTGCGCTGGCTCTGGCCATGGCTGTAGCTGTAGGTTGCTCGTCCAAAGGCGGCGACAATGCCGGTCAAGGCGCTGTCGATCCAAACGCTGGTTACGGCGCAAACACTGGTGCCGTTGACGGTTCCCTGAGCGAAGAAGCTGCTCTGCGCGCAATCACCACCTTCTACTTCGAATACGACAGCTCGGACCTGAAGCCAGAAGCCATGCGCGCTCTGGACGTTCACGCCAAAGACCTGAAAGCAAACGGCGCTCGCGTTGTTCTGGAAGGCAACACCGACGAACGTGGTACTCGTGAGTACAACATGGCACTGGGCGAGCGTCGTGCGAAAGCCGTTCAGCGTTACCTGGTACTGCAAGGTGTTTCCCCAGCTCAGCTGGAACTGGTTTCCTACGGCGAAGAGCGTCCAGTTGCTACCGGCAACGACGAGCAGTCCTGGGCTCAAAACCGTCGCGTCGAACTGCGTAAGTAA
- the tolB gene encoding Tol-Pal system beta propeller repeat protein TolB, translating to MRNLLRGMLVVICCLAGIAAADEKNILVTSGSDRATPIAVVPFGFQGGTVLPDDMAEIIGNDLRNSGYYSPIPKQNMISQPSQASEIIFRDWKAISAQYIMVGSIVPAGGRLQVQYALFNVATEQQVLTGSVSGSVDQLRDMAHYIADQSFEKLTGIKGAFSTRLLYVTAERFSEKNTRYTLQRSDYDGARAVTLLQSREPILSPRFAPDGKRIAYVSFEQKRPRIFMQNIDTGRREQITNFEGLNGAPAWSPDGNRLAFVLSKDGNPDIYVMNLGSRQISRVTNGPGINTEPFWGKDGSTIYFTSDRGGKPQIYKTSVGGGGAERVTFIGNYNANPKLSADEKTLVMIHRQDGFTNFKVAAQDLQRGSVKILTDSTLDESPTVAPNGTMVIYATRQQGRGVLMLVSINGRVRLPLPTAQGEVREPSWSPYLN from the coding sequence GTGAGAAACCTTCTTCGAGGAATGCTTGTCGTTATCTGCTGCCTGGCAGGGATAGCGGCGGCCGATGAAAAAAACATTCTGGTCACCAGCGGCAGTGATCGGGCAACCCCGATCGCGGTAGTGCCGTTCGGCTTCCAGGGCGGCACCGTGCTGCCAGACGACATGGCTGAAATCATCGGTAACGACCTGCGTAACTCGGGTTATTACTCGCCGATTCCAAAGCAGAACATGATCAGCCAGCCGAGCCAGGCCAGCGAAATCATTTTCCGTGACTGGAAGGCCATCAGCGCCCAGTACATTATGGTCGGCAGTATCGTTCCAGCGGGCGGTCGCCTGCAGGTTCAATACGCGCTGTTCAACGTCGCCACCGAGCAGCAAGTGCTGACCGGCAGCGTATCGGGTAGCGTCGATCAACTGCGCGACATGGCGCACTACATCGCCGACCAGTCGTTCGAAAAACTCACCGGTATCAAGGGTGCGTTCTCGACACGCCTGCTGTACGTAACGGCCGAGCGTTTCTCCGAGAAGAACACGCGCTACACGCTGCAACGTTCGGACTATGACGGTGCCCGCGCCGTGACCCTGCTGCAATCGCGTGAGCCGATCCTGTCGCCGCGTTTCGCACCGGATGGCAAGCGCATCGCTTATGTCTCTTTCGAGCAGAAGCGTCCGCGTATTTTCATGCAGAACATCGACACCGGTCGCCGTGAGCAGATCACCAACTTCGAAGGCCTCAATGGCGCGCCAGCCTGGTCGCCGGATGGCAATCGCCTGGCATTCGTACTGTCCAAGGACGGCAACCCGGACATCTACGTGATGAACCTGGGTTCGCGTCAGATCAGTCGTGTCACCAACGGTCCTGGCATCAACACCGAACCGTTCTGGGGCAAGGATGGTTCGACCATCTACTTCACTTCCGACCGTGGCGGCAAACCACAGATCTATAAAACCAGCGTCGGTGGCGGTGGTGCGGAGCGTGTGACCTTTATTGGTAACTACAACGCCAACCCTAAACTGTCGGCTGATGAAAAGACTCTGGTAATGATTCACCGCCAGGATGGTTTCACTAATTTCAAGGTCGCGGCCCAGGATTTGCAGCGCGGTAGTGTAAAGATCCTCACTGATAGCACTCTGGACGAGTCGCCTACTGTTGCGCCCAACGGCACCATGGTAATCTACGCCACCCGCCAGCAGGGCCGGGGAGTCTTGATGCTCGTGTCCATTAATGGACGCGTAAGGCTCCCGCTTCCTACCGCACAAGGCGAAGTCAGAGAACCTTCCTGGTCCCCTTACCTGAACTGA
- the tolA gene encoding cell envelope integrity protein TolA — translation MQQMREPSASESYFWPSVWAIVLHVLVFGMLFVSFAFTPELPPAKPIVQATLYQLKSKSRATTQTNQKIAGEAQKSAARQTEVEQMEQKKIEQEAIKAAEQKKEDAAQKAEESKKADETKKAEEAKKADEAKKADEAKKTAEAKKAEDKKLADIAKKKSEEEAKKAAEEEAKKAAAEEAKKKIVEDAKKKAAEEAKKKSEAEEAKKKVAEDAKKKAAADAAKKKSQEASRKSAEEKKAQALADLLSDTPQRQQALADEQGDEVAGSFDDLIRARAAEGWARPPSARKGMTVVLQIGMLPDGTVTSVSVAKSSGDGPFDASAVAAVKNIGRLTEMQGMKPSDFAPYRSFKMTFTPEDLAL, via the coding sequence ATGCAGCAAATGCGAGAGCCGTCCGCCTCGGAAAGCTACTTCTGGCCTAGTGTCTGGGCGATTGTCTTGCACGTGCTGGTGTTCGGCATGCTGTTCGTCAGTTTTGCCTTCACACCGGAGCTGCCGCCGGCCAAGCCGATTGTCCAGGCGACCTTGTACCAGCTGAAATCGAAAAGTCGGGCGACCACCCAGACCAATCAGAAGATTGCGGGTGAAGCGCAGAAATCCGCTGCGCGTCAGACCGAAGTCGAACAGATGGAACAGAAAAAGATCGAGCAGGAAGCGATCAAAGCCGCGGAACAAAAGAAGGAAGACGCGGCTCAAAAAGCCGAAGAATCCAAGAAGGCCGACGAGACGAAGAAAGCCGAAGAGGCCAAAAAGGCTGATGAAGCCAAGAAAGCCGATGAAGCCAAGAAGACCGCCGAAGCCAAAAAGGCCGAAGACAAAAAATTGGCTGATATAGCCAAGAAGAAATCTGAAGAAGAAGCCAAGAAAGCAGCTGAAGAAGAGGCCAAGAAAGCGGCCGCTGAAGAAGCCAAGAAAAAGATCGTCGAAGACGCGAAGAAGAAAGCCGCCGAAGAGGCCAAGAAGAAATCTGAAGCTGAAGAGGCGAAGAAGAAAGTCGCCGAAGACGCGAAGAAGAAAGCTGCCGCCGATGCTGCGAAGAAAAAATCGCAGGAAGCGTCACGTAAATCCGCTGAAGAGAAAAAGGCCCAGGCCTTGGCAGATTTGCTTTCCGACACGCCTCAGCGTCAACAAGCCTTGGCGGATGAGCAAGGTGACGAAGTCGCCGGCAGTTTCGATGATTTGATTCGTGCTCGTGCAGCGGAAGGCTGGGCTCGTCCACCTTCGGCACGCAAAGGCATGACGGTCGTGTTGCAAATCGGCATGTTGCCGGACGGTACAGTGACTTCGGTCAGTGTGGCCAAGTCCAGTGGCGATGGTCCGTTCGACGCGTCGGCAGTTGCGGCGGTCAAGAATATTGGACGTTTGACAGAAATGCAGGGAATGAAGCCGAGCGATTTCGCTCCGTATCGTTCATTCAAGATGACATTCACACCTGAGGATCTAGCCTTGTGA
- the tolR gene encoding protein TolR, producing MARARKKRKPVAEMNVVPYIDVMLVLLVIFMVTAPMLNQGVKVDLPKVSSEALPQDNNTQVLTISIKADKTYYWNLGSEVDTEKQQDKAMTLPQMTEAVTKIIRAGTEGGKRTQVFIRGDKTVDYGSVMGAMGGLQKAGVGNVGLITEAP from the coding sequence ATCGCTCGAGCTCGCAAAAAGCGCAAGCCGGTTGCCGAGATGAACGTGGTGCCCTACATCGACGTGATGCTGGTGCTGCTGGTCATCTTCATGGTGACCGCGCCAATGCTCAATCAGGGCGTGAAGGTTGATCTGCCCAAGGTTTCCAGCGAAGCCTTGCCGCAGGACAACAACACCCAGGTCCTGACCATTTCGATCAAGGCTGACAAGACCTACTACTGGAACCTTGGCAGCGAAGTCGACACCGAAAAGCAGCAGGACAAGGCCATGACCTTGCCGCAGATGACCGAGGCGGTGACCAAGATCATTCGTGCCGGGACCGAAGGCGGCAAGCGTACCCAGGTGTTCATCCGTGGCGACAAGACCGTCGATTACGGCTCCGTGATGGGCGCCATGGGCGGATTGCAGAAAGCCGGGGTCGGTAATGTTGGCTTGATTACCGAGGCACCCTGA
- the tolQ gene encoding protein TolQ: MEANVVDHSSMWSLVSNASIVVQLVMLILVAASVTSWIMIFQRSNLLRAGRRALESFEERFWSGIDLSKLYRQAGSNPDPDSGVEQIFRAGFKEFSRLRQQPGVDPEAVMEGVARAMRVAISREEEKLEQSLPFLATVGSVSPYIGLFGTVWGIMNSFRGLATAQQATLATVAPGIAEALIATAIGLFAAIPAVIAYNRFAARSETLLGRYYTFADEFQAILHRKVHTSEE, from the coding sequence GTGGAAGCTAACGTCGTCGACCATTCCTCCATGTGGAGCCTGGTCAGCAATGCCAGTATCGTGGTGCAACTGGTAATGCTGATCCTGGTAGCCGCATCGGTGACCTCATGGATCATGATCTTTCAGCGCAGTAACCTGCTGCGCGCCGGTCGACGTGCCCTGGAGAGCTTTGAAGAGCGCTTCTGGTCGGGTATCGACCTGTCCAAACTCTACCGTCAGGCCGGCAGTAACCCTGATCCGGATTCGGGCGTCGAGCAGATCTTCCGTGCCGGTTTCAAGGAATTCTCCCGTCTGCGTCAGCAGCCTGGCGTAGATCCGGAGGCGGTCATGGAAGGTGTGGCCCGTGCCATGCGTGTTGCCATCTCTCGTGAAGAAGAAAAACTCGAGCAGAGCCTGCCGTTCCTCGCCACCGTGGGTTCCGTCAGCCCGTACATCGGTCTGTTCGGTACTGTCTGGGGGATCATGAACTCCTTCCGTGGCCTGGCCACTGCCCAGCAAGCGACCCTGGCCACTGTGGCTCCCGGTATCGCCGAAGCACTGATCGCCACCGCGATCGGTCTGTTCGCCGCTATTCCGGCCGTTATCGCTTACAACCGTTTTGCTGCTCGCAGCGAAACCCTGCTGGGCCGTTACTACACCTTCGCCGATGAATTCCAGGCGATCCTGCACCGCAAAGTGCACACCAGCGAAGAATAA
- the ybgC gene encoding tol-pal system-associated acyl-CoA thioesterase — translation MRAQNGLEPFAIRCRVYYEDTDAGGIVYYVNYLKFMERARTERLRDLGFAQSALAGEDLLFVVHSSEARYHAPARLDDELLVSAEVIELNRVSLRFKQQVRRATDNVLLCEGQFLVACVRTDSLKPRAIPEALRAAFADVSGAGTHSKQEIKRGS, via the coding sequence ATGCGCGCGCAAAACGGGCTTGAGCCTTTCGCAATTCGTTGTCGCGTTTATTACGAGGACACCGATGCGGGCGGCATCGTGTATTACGTCAATTACCTCAAGTTTATGGAACGGGCTCGAACCGAGCGGCTCCGGGATCTGGGCTTTGCCCAATCGGCGCTGGCAGGGGAGGACCTGTTGTTTGTCGTGCATTCCAGCGAAGCGCGTTACCACGCGCCGGCGCGACTGGACGACGAGCTTTTGGTAAGCGCTGAAGTAATCGAATTGAACCGTGTCAGCCTGCGCTTTAAACAGCAGGTCAGGCGGGCAACGGATAATGTGCTGCTCTGCGAAGGGCAGTTTTTGGTGGCCTGTGTGCGCACTGACAGTTTGAAACCCCGGGCCATTCCCGAAGCTCTACGTGCGGCCTTTGCCGACGTGAGCGGCGCGGGTACACACTCAAAGCAGGAGATAAAGCGTGGAAGCTAA
- the ruvB gene encoding Holliday junction branch migration DNA helicase RuvB, which produces MIEADRLITATPGPRDREEVQDRAIRPVSLAEYIGQPTVREQMELFIQAARGRNESLDHTLIFGPPGLGKTTLANIIAQEMGVSIKSTSGPVLERPGDLAALLTNLEPHDVLFIDEIHRLSPIVEEVLYPAMEDFQLDIMIGEGPAARSIKLDLPPFTLVGATTRAGMLTNPLRDRFGIVQRLEFYSTADLATIVSRSAAILGLPLDPEGAFEIARRARGTPRIANRLLRRVRDFAEVRAKGHITKPIADLALNLLDVDERGFDHQDRRLLLTMIEKFDGGPVGVDSLAAAISEERHTIEDVLEPYLIQQGYIMRTPRGRVVTRHAYLHFGLNIPSRLGEMPVVDEFLDAVDD; this is translated from the coding sequence GTGATTGAAGCTGATCGTCTGATTACCGCCACGCCTGGCCCTCGCGACCGCGAGGAAGTCCAGGACCGGGCGATTCGCCCTGTCAGCCTGGCCGAGTACATTGGCCAGCCGACCGTACGCGAGCAGATGGAGTTGTTCATCCAGGCGGCTCGCGGGCGTAACGAGTCCCTGGACCACACGCTGATTTTCGGCCCGCCGGGCCTGGGCAAGACCACCCTGGCCAACATCATCGCCCAGGAAATGGGCGTGTCGATCAAAAGTACCTCGGGACCGGTGCTCGAGCGCCCGGGCGATCTGGCCGCGCTGTTGACCAACCTTGAGCCGCATGACGTGCTGTTCATCGACGAAATCCATCGGCTGTCGCCAATCGTCGAGGAAGTGCTGTACCCGGCGATGGAAGATTTCCAGCTCGACATCATGATCGGCGAAGGACCGGCCGCGCGCTCGATCAAGCTTGATCTGCCGCCCTTCACCCTGGTTGGCGCGACCACCCGCGCCGGCATGCTGACCAACCCGTTGCGCGACCGTTTCGGGATCGTCCAGCGCCTGGAGTTCTACAGCACGGCTGACCTGGCGACGATTGTCAGTCGTTCGGCGGCCATTCTCGGTTTGCCACTGGACCCGGAAGGCGCTTTCGAAATCGCCCGCCGTGCTCGCGGCACTCCGCGGATCGCCAATCGTCTGCTGCGTCGGGTGCGCGATTTTGCCGAAGTTCGTGCCAAGGGCCACATCACCAAACCGATTGCCGACCTGGCGTTGAACCTGCTGGATGTCGACGAGCGTGGCTTCGACCACCAGGACCGGCGTCTGCTGTTGACCATGATCGAGAAGTTCGACGGTGGGCCGGTCGGTGTCGACAGTCTGGCGGCCGCCATCAGTGAAGAACGCCACACCATTGAAGACGTGCTGGAGCCGTACCTGATCCAGCAGGGCTACATCATGCGTACGCCGCGGGGACGAGTCGTTACCCGGCATGCGTATCTGCACTTCGGTTTAAACATTCCGTCACGATTGGGCGAGATGCCCGTGGTAGACGAGTTCCTCGATGCCGTGGACGATTAA
- the ruvA gene encoding Holliday junction branch migration protein RuvA has product MIGRLRGTLAEKQPPHLILDVNGLGYELEVPMTTLYRLPSVGEPLTLHTHLVVREDAQLLYGFYGKRERDFFRELIRLNGVGPKLALALMSSLEVDELVRCVQSQDTSALTKVPGVGKKTAERLLVELKDRFKAWETVPAMFALVPNQPGGPDAPAPVATAENDAVSALISLGYKPQEASKAISAIKEKGLSSEDMIRRALKGMI; this is encoded by the coding sequence GTGATTGGACGCTTGCGCGGCACACTGGCTGAGAAACAGCCGCCGCACCTGATTCTGGATGTAAACGGTCTGGGGTATGAGCTGGAAGTGCCCATGACTACGCTTTATCGCTTGCCGTCGGTCGGTGAACCGCTGACCTTGCACACCCATTTGGTCGTACGCGAAGACGCGCAGTTACTCTATGGTTTCTATGGCAAACGTGAGCGAGACTTTTTTCGCGAGTTGATCCGTCTCAATGGTGTAGGGCCCAAATTGGCCCTGGCGCTGATGTCGAGCCTGGAAGTCGACGAGTTGGTCCGTTGCGTTCAGTCCCAGGACACTTCGGCATTGACCAAGGTACCGGGCGTGGGCAAGAAGACCGCCGAGCGTTTGCTGGTTGAGCTCAAGGACCGCTTCAAGGCCTGGGAAACTGTACCGGCGATGTTTGCGTTGGTGCCGAACCAGCCGGGCGGGCCTGATGCGCCAGCGCCGGTCGCCACCGCCGAAAATGATGCAGTCAGCGCGCTGATTTCCCTGGGCTACAAGCCGCAGGAAGCCAGCAAGGCGATTTCTGCGATCAAGGAGAAAGGCTTGAGCAGTGAAGACATGATTCGTCGTGCCCTGAAGGGAATGATTTAA
- the ruvC gene encoding crossover junction endodeoxyribonuclease RuvC, with protein MTLILGIDPGSRITGYGVVRDTGRGCVYVASGCIRTGSGELHERLQIVYRGVREVIQTYGPVTMGIEKVFMARNADSALKLGQARGAAIVAGAEESLEIAEYTATQVKQAVTGTGAANKEQVQMMVMHMLKLTSKPQIDASDALAIAICHAHTRSSLLPHGLGAARSRGGRLRL; from the coding sequence ATGACTTTAATTCTTGGTATCGACCCTGGTTCGCGCATTACCGGGTATGGCGTGGTTCGCGATACCGGGCGGGGTTGCGTGTACGTGGCGTCGGGCTGCATTCGCACCGGTTCCGGCGAATTGCATGAGCGTCTGCAAATCGTCTATCGCGGTGTCCGGGAAGTCATTCAGACCTACGGTCCTGTGACCATGGGGATCGAAAAGGTCTTCATGGCGCGCAATGCCGATTCTGCGTTGAAACTCGGACAGGCGCGGGGGGCGGCGATTGTTGCCGGTGCCGAAGAAAGCCTGGAAATCGCCGAGTACACCGCGACCCAGGTCAAGCAGGCGGTGACCGGCACGGGGGCGGCGAATAAAGAGCAAGTGCAGATGATGGTCATGCACATGCTGAAATTGACCAGCAAGCCGCAAATCGATGCCTCGGACGCCCTGGCCATTGCCATTTGCCATGCCCACACCCGATCGAGCCTGTTGCCGCACGGTCTGGGAGCGGCACGCAGTCGTGGCGGGCGCCTGCGTCTCTGA
- a CDS encoding YebC/PmpR family DNA-binding transcriptional regulator — protein MAGHSKWANIKHRKERQDAKKGKIFTKWIRELTVAARQGGGDPGSNPRLRLALDKALGANMSRDIIDRAVARGAGAADTDDMVELSYEGYGPGGVAVMVECMTDNRNRTAAAVRHAFSKCGGNLGTDGSVAYLFERKGQISFAPGVDEDALMEAAMEADADDVVTHEDGSIDVFTSFAGFYSVRNALEAAGFKGDDAEIVMLPTTSAGLDLEGAEKVLKLIDMLEDLDDVQNVYSNADIPESVAAQLG, from the coding sequence ATGGCGGGTCATTCCAAGTGGGCGAACATCAAGCACCGCAAAGAACGTCAGGATGCCAAGAAGGGCAAGATTTTTACCAAGTGGATTCGTGAACTGACCGTTGCTGCCCGTCAGGGCGGTGGTGATCCGGGTTCCAATCCGCGTCTGCGTCTGGCGCTGGACAAGGCCCTGGGCGCGAACATGAGTCGCGACATCATCGATCGCGCGGTGGCCCGCGGTGCTGGCGCTGCCGACACCGACGACATGGTCGAACTCTCCTACGAAGGCTACGGTCCGGGCGGCGTTGCGGTGATGGTCGAGTGCATGACCGATAACCGCAATCGCACCGCAGCTGCCGTGCGCCATGCCTTCAGCAAGTGCGGCGGCAACCTGGGGACTGACGGGTCGGTGGCGTATCTGTTCGAGCGCAAGGGGCAGATCTCCTTCGCGCCGGGTGTCGATGAAGATGCCCTGATGGAAGCGGCCATGGAAGCCGACGCTGATGACGTGGTGACCCATGAAGACGGCTCGATCGACGTGTTCACCTCGTTCGCCGGTTTCTACTCCGTGCGCAACGCGCTGGAAGCGGCCGGTTTCAAAGGTGATGACGCGGAAATCGTGATGCTGCCGACCACCAGCGCCGGACTGGACCTGGAGGGCGCCGAGAAGGTGCTCAAGCTGATCGACATGCTCGAAGACCTGGATGACGTACAGAACGTCTACTCCAACGCGGACATTCCGGAATCGGTCGCCGCGCAGCTGGGTTAA